From the Deinococcus sonorensis KR-87 genome, the window CAAGAAGCCGGGCGCCACGGAACTGACCTACCGCGTGCTGGTGCAGCAGGTGCCGATCGAGGGCGTCGAGCTGCCTAAAATTGGGGCGGGCACCGTCGGGAAGGACAGCACTGCCGGCATGAACATCGCCCTGACCTTCTCACTGCCGGTCTATGTGACGCCGCCCGGTGCCGTGTCAAAACTCGCGTTCACCGCGACGACTTCGGGCAAAGACGTCTCGCTGCTGCTGCAGAACAGTGGCAACCGCCGCACCATCATGCGGAATGTCCAGTTTGTGCGCGGCTCCGTTACGCTCGGCACCAAGGTGCTGCCGCTGCTGGCCGGCAGCACCATCACCCTGGCCCTGCCGGGGCTGGGCGGGGAGGCAGGCCCCCTGACCATGAAATATGAGGCCGAGGACGGCCGGGTCCTCGAGCAGACCCTTGCGCTTCCCTGAGTCCTCCCGCCGCCGGCCGGCACGCCGGTGGGCGCTGCTCGCCCTGGGGCTGGCCCTAGGGTCGGCGGGGCTCTCGGCGGCGGCCGGCTGCGACTTGCCAGAGGAACTGCTCGACGTGAAGGTGGGACAGTCCTCGCGCGGCAGCATCGTGGTGCGGATCGAGCATCAGGACGACCAGGTGACCGACCTGCTGCTGCCGGCAGAAGTGTTGCGCGCGAATGAACAGGTGTACGTCGCCGGCCGGGTGGACTGCGACGGCGAGGCGTTTGTGCGGCTGCTGCCGGAACTGCGGGTGACGTACCGCGGCGACACCCAGGAGGTGCGGATCACGCCGGCGCTGGCCCGGCTGGGCCAGCGGCAGATCGACGTGGGCCAGACCCTGACGCCCCGGATCTACCCGGTGGTGCCGGCCTTCGGGCTGGATTTCGGCGTGCAGGGGGCCGCCAGCTACGATCTGCGCGGCGAACGGGCCGAGGGCGCGCCGGCCGTGGCGCTCGGTGCCGCCAGCGCGTACGTCGGGGTGGGTGGCGGGCGCGGCAACGCGACCGGGTACGTCGGCGCGCTGTACACCGGACATCCGGGCAGCGCCGCCCAGCTGCAACTTCGGGCCACGGCCCAGTACGCCTTTTCTCCGGCTCTGGCGGTGTACGCCGCGTATCACGCCGCCCCCGGCGTCACCCAGCCAGCCTTCTCCGCGTCCAGCGTGAGTGGCGTGACGGCCACCTACCGGCGGCAGGTGCCGTCCGTCGCCGCTCCCCTCAAGGTGCAGCT encodes:
- a CDS encoding fimbrial biogenesis chaperone, which translates into the protein MPRHLLNSLHPFRAVVTLLALLAAGLGPVRAQVFGFTPTLLEIDASHNLVTETTMVNSTTTPARFDVVAVLWHIVDGKEVLDETRDLIVNPPSFTIKPGGTQLIRIGVRKKPGATELTYRVLVQQVPIEGVELPKIGAGTVGKDSTAGMNIALTFSLPVYVTPPGAVSKLAFTATTSGKDVSLLLQNSGNRRTIMRNVQFVRGSVTLGTKVLPLLAGSTITLALPGLGGEAGPLTMKYEAEDGRVLEQTLALP